The nucleotide window TTGGAAAATCGTCAAATGCTTTATTTTTATTCAAATTGGACGCATTACACCATTTATGGCAATGAAAAATTGGATTTATCGCACATTTCTTCGAATGAAGATTGGCGAAAAAACATCACTCGCACTAATGGTCATGCCTGATACGATGTTTCCAGAGCGCATTTCGATTGGAGATAATTCAATTATAGGCTTTAACACAACGATTTTAGCACATGAATATTTAATAAATGAGTATCGTTTAGGTGATGTGAAAATTGGCAGCAATGTTATGGTTGGTGCCAATACAACGATTTTGCCAGGTATAGAGATTGGTGATGGCGCCATTGTTTCCGCAGCAACACTCGTACATAAAGATGTACCAGCAGGATGTATGGTAGGGGGAAATCCGATGCGCATTATTTTCACGGCAGAGGAAATGGCAGCACGACAAAAATAGCAATAACAAGCTGATGAGAAAGAAGCTCTCATCAGCTTGTTTGCGTTTTATGGTGATGAAACAAGAAACCCGCAAATAAATCATAGAAAGCGCAAATAAAATGAGAAACTCGCAAATAAATCATGGAAAGCGCAAATAAACTGAGAAATTCGCAAATAAATCATGGAAAGCGCAAATAAACTGAGCAACCCGCAAATAAATCATAAAAAGCGCAAATAAACTGAGCAACCCGCAAATAAATCATGAAAAGCGCAAATAAACTGAGCAACCCGCAAATAAATCATAAAAAGCGCAAATAAACTGAGCAACTCGCAAATAAATCATGGAAAACGCAAATAAAATGAGAAACTCGCAAATAAATCATGGAAAGCGCAAATAAACTGAGAAATTCGCAAATAAATCATAAAACCCGCAAATAAAACAAGCCACGCCAATATAGCAAATTTCACAGACTTTAATGAAACAACATGTTATGCCAACGAAGATACAATATAGTCAGAAGCTTGACAACATATTTACTTTATTATACTATCACACTAGTGAATTAAAGTGTATTGAGGTGCATAGCAATGTCTACGATTAAATTATTTGAAAAACCACTTGGGATGCGTGATACATTCCCGCAAACATATGAAAAACTAGAAGCCATTCGAGCACAAGGGCGCCATTTTTTATATGCTCGAGGCTATGATTTTATAAAAACACCATCAGTGGAATATTACGACACAGTAGGGAAGGCGTCTGCTATTGATGACGCTGCTCTATTCAAGCTGGTGGATAATCAAGGAAATCTTCTTGTTCTTCGTCCTGATATGACGACCCCGATTGCACGTATTGCAACGGCGAAGTTGTTAAAGGAGAAAATTCCACAGCGCCTTGCATACTTTGCAAGTGTTTTTCGTGCACAGCAAACAGAGGGTGGACGTCCAGCAGAATTTGAACAAATGGGCATTGAACTAATTGGTGATTCCTCTGTTTTCGCAGATGCGGAAGTTATTATAACAGCGATTCAATTGCTTCAGCAGTTAGGCATTCAAACTTTTACGATTACGATTGGACATGCGCGTGTATTACAGGCAATTTTGCAGCAATATACAGCAACTGAGGAGCAAATGAATCAACTGCGCAAATTATTGGTGGAGCGCAACTATGTTGGCTTTGAAGAGGCGGTTAAATCCTTTGCTTTACCAACGGAAAAAAGCGAGATTTTATTGCAATTTATTGAAGAAGCAATGAACATAAAAACCGTTCTAAATATAGAGAAATATGTAGTCAATCAAAATGAATTAACGTATATGTTTGAGTTGGAACAATTGTTAAAGCAAGCAAATTTAATGGACTATATTACGTTTGATTTTACGATTACAAGCCATATGAATTATTACACGGGTATGCTGTTTGAAGTATTTGCAGTAGGCAGTGGCTTCCCGCTTGGCAATGGTGGACG belongs to Lysinibacillus louembei and includes:
- a CDS encoding acyltransferase — protein: MRRTERYKVEGANSLWHVYQTVSFWKIVKCFIFIQIGRITPFMAMKNWIYRTFLRMKIGEKTSLALMVMPDTMFPERISIGDNSIIGFNTTILAHEYLINEYRLGDVKIGSNVMVGANTTILPGIEIGDGAIVSAATLVHKDVPAGCMVGGNPMRIIFTAEEMAARQK
- a CDS encoding ATP phosphoribosyltransferase regulatory subunit, which gives rise to MSTIKLFEKPLGMRDTFPQTYEKLEAIRAQGRHFLYARGYDFIKTPSVEYYDTVGKASAIDDAALFKLVDNQGNLLVLRPDMTTPIARIATAKLLKEKIPQRLAYFASVFRAQQTEGGRPAEFEQMGIELIGDSSVFADAEVIITAIQLLQQLGIQTFTITIGHARVLQAILQQYTATEEQMNQLRKLLVERNYVGFEEAVKSFALPTEKSEILLQFIEEAMNIKTVLNIEKYVVNQNELTYMFELEQLLKQANLMDYITFDFTITSHMNYYTGMLFEVFAVGSGFPLGNGGRYDGLLAHFGSEVGATGFGLRVDRLLEVVPASDATFTTTLLLFESALYHEALQYAADLRADGRRVTMQAIESLIDIAAYQKEFNEVVYVQEEGQR